A region of the Paraconexibacter algicola genome:
GGGAGCGGCGGCTCGCCGACGAGGGCGTCGCCACCCGCCGCGACGGCGACCGCCTGACGTTCGCCGACCCGGAGGGCCTCGCGATCGAGCTCGTCGTCGCCGACGACCTGCCCGACGCGCCACTGGCCGCCACCGCCTCCCCCGGGATCCCCGCCGGGCACGCCCTGCAGGGCTTCCACGGCGTGCGCGCCTACGCGTCGCGCCCGGAGCGCTCCGCGGACCTGCTCGTCACGCTCGGCTTCCAGCGCCGCGAGGATGGCGTCTGGGTCACCGGCGAGGGCACGCCCCGCCACGCCGAGCTGCACTACGACGCGCCGCCCGTCGCCGTCCGCGGGCGCGACGGGGGCGGCACGATCCACCACGTCGCCTGGTCGGCCGCCGACGACGACGAGCTCGCCCGGTTCCGGGTCCTCGCGGCCGGCGGCGGGGCGCACCCGACGCCGATCATCGACCGGCAGTACTTCCACTCGGTGTACTTCCGGGAGCCCAGCGGCGTCCTGTTCGAGCTCGCCTCGCGCGACATCGGCTTCGCGGTCGACGAGCCGCAGGAGACGCTCGGCGAGGCGCTGCTGCTGCCGCCGCAGCACGAGCACCTCCGCGACCGGCTCGTCGACGTGCTGACCCCGATCGAGAACCCCCGGCAGGCGGTCGCGTGAGCGCCCCCCGTCACCCGGGTCCGCTGCCGCACCTCGTCCGCCCCGCGGACGGGGAGGCGGCCGGCACGCTCGTGCTCCTGCACGGGCGCGGCGCCGACGAGCACGACCTCTACGGGCTCTTCGACGTCCTCGACCCGCAGCGGCGGCTCACCGGCATCACCGTCGGCGGGCCGCTCGCCCTCGGGGGACCGGTCGGCCGGCACTGGTACGTCGTCCCGCGCGTCGGGTTCCCCGACCCGCACACGTTCGGGCCGACGTTCGCCGAGCTCGCGACGCTCCTCGACGACGAGCTCGGGATCGACTGGTCGACGACGGTCGTCGGCGGCTTCTCGCAGGGGTCGGTCATGTCCTACGCGCTCGGGCTCGGCGCCGGACGGCCCCGTCCCGCGGGCATCCTGGCGATGAGCGGGTTTATCCCGACCACCGAGGCCTGGCAGGGCGACCTCGACGCACGGGCCGGCCTGCCCGTGCTCGTCGCGCACGGCACCCACGATCCGGTGATCTCCGTCGAGTTCGGCCGCGACGCCGTCCGCCGGCTCCAGCAGGCCGGCGCCGACGTCACCTACCACGAGTCCGCGGTCGCCCACCAGATCGACCCGCGGGTCGTCCCCGAGGTCCACGCCTGGCTGGCGGACCGGTTCCCGGAGCGGTCGGGAGCGGAACTTTCGCCCTCCTCGGGCGTCTAAACGGGTGGAGGCGCTGCCGCAGGGCGGCGCCGTCCCCCTCCCCCTGTTCCCCCTCACCCGTCTGGAGGCCGCCGCTCCGTGCGTCCCACGATCCTGATCGCCGTCCTGCTGTCGCTCGTCCTCGCCGCGCCCGCCGCCGCCTCGACGACGCAGTTCACGATGTTCGAGGCCCCGTCCGCGCTCGTGGACCCCTCCCAGCGTGACAGCACCCTCGACGAGATCGACGCGCTGGGCGCCGACGCGATCCGGGTCCTCGTCAACTGGAACCGCGTCGCCCCCTCCCCGACGTCGAAGACGCGGCCCGCGAACTTCGACGCGTCCGACCCGGCCGCGTACGGGGACGGCTTCGCGACCTACGAGGCGATCGTCGCCGCCGCGAAGGCCCGCGGCCTGCGCGTCCTCTTCACGATCACCGGCGGCGCCCCGTTCTGGGCGACCGCGAAGGGCACCGACGCGATCACCCGGCCCGATCCCGACGAGTTCCAGGCGTTCGCCACCGCGCTCGGCGCGAAGTTCCGCGACGACGTGGACATCTGGTCGATCTGGAACGAGCCCAACCAGCCGCAGTTCCTCGCCCCGCAGTTCGTCGGCGGCAAGCCGCAGTCGCCGAAGCTCTACCGCAGCCTGTACCTCGCCGCGCAGCGCGGCCTCGGCGCGTCGGGCAACGGCCAGGACACGATCCTCGCGGCCGAGACCTCGCCGCGCGGCAACCCGCGGATCGTCGCGCCGCTCGCGTTCCTGCGCGGGTTCCTCTGCCTCGACTCGAAGTACCGCAAGGCGAAGAGCTGCGGGAAGATCGACGCCGACGGCTGGGCGCACCACCCCTACACGACCAGCGGTGGTCCGTACTTCAGGAGCGGCAACACGGACGACGTCACGATCGGGACGCTCTCGCGGCTGACGCGCGCGCTCGACCGGGCCGGGAAGGCCGGCGCGATCCGCAAGGGCATGCCGATGTACCTGACCGAGTTCGGCATCCAGTCGTTCCCCGACCGCATCACCGGCGTGCCGCTGTCCACGCAGGCCGACTACCGCTCCCTCAGCGAGTTCATCGCCTACGGCAACAAGCGCGTGAAGGCGTTCTCGCAGTACCTGATGCGCGACTCGGACCCCAACCCGCCCGGCGGGTCGAAGTTCAGCGGCTTCGAGTCCGGCCTGCGGACGTTCGGCGGCACGAAGAAGCCCGCGTACGACGGCTTCCGGCTGCCGCTGGTCGCCGACCGGTACGCGGCCGGCAAGGTGCGGCTGTGGGGCCTCGCGCGTCCCGCCGACGGGCGCACGAAGGTGCGGATCCTCTACGCCAACGGCGGCTCGTCGCGCTGGCGCACGCTGACGACGCTCTCGACCGACGCGCGCGGGTACTTCTCCTCGCGGCGGTCGGCCCCGAAGGACCGGCGCTACCGCGTCGAGTGGACCGCGGCCGACGGCACGACGCACCGCGGGCCGGTCACGAAGACGCGCAGCGCGCCGTAGGGGCGCGCTGCGGGGGCCGGCCGGAACGGCCGGCGGCTCAGGAGCCGGTCGGCGGGGTGACGTCCTCGAAGCCCTCGCGACCGGCGGTGCGCAGCGCGTAGTACTCGGGCTCGACGTCGGGCGCGTCCTCGGTCGGCTCCGGACGCGAGGCGCGGCGGGCCTGCTTGTCCAGGCGCTTCTCGCGCTTGCGCTGCTCGCGCTGGAGCTTCGCCATCGTCGTCTTCTTCTTCGCGTTCGAGCCCATGGGGGCTCCTTCCGGTCGGGGGAGTCAGAGCACGACCGAGGGCCCGGGAGACCCGGGCCCTCGACGGTCCTTCAGCGTGGTGCTAGAGCGCGACGACGTTCGCGGCGGCGGGGCCCTTGGGGCCCGCCTCGGCGTCGTAGCTCACCTTGGCACCCTCGGCCAGCGTCTTGAAGCCGCTGCCCTGGATCTGCTTGTGATGGACGAAGAGGTCCTTGCCCGAGTCGTCCGGCGTGATGAAGCCGAAGCCCTTCTCGTCGCTGAACCACTTGACGGTTCCAGTAGCCATGTTGCTGCCCTCCGGGGGTATGTGCACTGCGAGACGCGGAGGAGCTGCGAGGCTGCTGCGGGTAACGCCGGACACTGCTGGTCGGCCGAGCGGATGCCCGACCCGTGAGACCAGCGTAGCGTACTCAGGCCCGGGGCTTGTGCGCCAGCAGCA
Encoded here:
- a CDS encoding cold-shock protein, whose translation is MATGTVKWFSDEKGFGFITPDDSGKDLFVHHKQIQGSGFKTLAEGAKVSYDAEAGPKGPAAANVVAL
- a CDS encoding VOC family protein produces the protein MTLQGLHHITAITGDAPRNVDFYARVLGLRMVKKTVNFDAPDVYHLYYGDETGGPGSIMTFFEFPNAARGTAGDGMVHTILWRVGSAEALAFWERRLADEGVATRRDGDRLTFADPEGLAIELVVADDLPDAPLAATASPGIPAGHALQGFHGVRAYASRPERSADLLVTLGFQRREDGVWVTGEGTPRHAELHYDAPPVAVRGRDGGGTIHHVAWSAADDDELARFRVLAAGGGAHPTPIIDRQYFHSVYFREPSGVLFELASRDIGFAVDEPQETLGEALLLPPQHEHLRDRLVDVLTPIENPRQAVA
- a CDS encoding cellulase family glycosylhydrolase is translated as MRPTILIAVLLSLVLAAPAAASTTQFTMFEAPSALVDPSQRDSTLDEIDALGADAIRVLVNWNRVAPSPTSKTRPANFDASDPAAYGDGFATYEAIVAAAKARGLRVLFTITGGAPFWATAKGTDAITRPDPDEFQAFATALGAKFRDDVDIWSIWNEPNQPQFLAPQFVGGKPQSPKLYRSLYLAAQRGLGASGNGQDTILAAETSPRGNPRIVAPLAFLRGFLCLDSKYRKAKSCGKIDADGWAHHPYTTSGGPYFRSGNTDDVTIGTLSRLTRALDRAGKAGAIRKGMPMYLTEFGIQSFPDRITGVPLSTQADYRSLSEFIAYGNKRVKAFSQYLMRDSDPNPPGGSKFSGFESGLRTFGGTKKPAYDGFRLPLVADRYAAGKVRLWGLARPADGRTKVRILYANGGSSRWRTLTTLSTDARGYFSSRRSAPKDRRYRVEWTAADGTTHRGPVTKTRSAP
- a CDS encoding alpha/beta hydrolase, whose product is MSAPRHPGPLPHLVRPADGEAAGTLVLLHGRGADEHDLYGLFDVLDPQRRLTGITVGGPLALGGPVGRHWYVVPRVGFPDPHTFGPTFAELATLLDDELGIDWSTTVVGGFSQGSVMSYALGLGAGRPRPAGILAMSGFIPTTEAWQGDLDARAGLPVLVAHGTHDPVISVEFGRDAVRRLQQAGADVTYHESAVAHQIDPRVVPEVHAWLADRFPERSGAELSPSSGV